The Bordetella sp. FB-8 genome includes a window with the following:
- a CDS encoding MFS transporter, giving the protein MDMTQAQKTDDTSKFLAGQQTNPRVTPGVIAAVAAGNALEFFDFLVYAIFAIFIGEAFFPADHPLTSLLVSLAVFGVGFVTRPLGGILFGYLGDTIGRRAALLWTIGFITLGSLGIALTPTYASIGIAAPIIVVVCRLLQGLALGGEVGPASAFLIEIAPKNRRGLYQGWQMASQGIGVLLAGVLGLSTSLVLTSGQLQSWGWRIPFLFSALLVPLTVFLRRRMPETVLHKSERREVSHATRARHGIGIKLFVAATVVIAGGAVTAYLGLYMTTYAIHTLKMPVRVALVATVIIGIFQFVFALLGGMLCDRFGRRPLMIYPRVVAVVVLVPLFKFLVAFPSVLSLMVVCACLAIINALAGGASLIAVPELFRPESRALGMGTIYAIGVAVFGGTVQFATTWLIHFTGSPAAPAWYVAGISLVAALAAMAMPETGGELPEYRQPNA; this is encoded by the coding sequence ATGGATATGACGCAAGCACAAAAAACGGACGACACGAGCAAGTTTCTGGCCGGACAACAGACCAATCCGCGCGTCACGCCGGGAGTCATCGCGGCGGTCGCGGCCGGAAACGCACTGGAATTTTTCGATTTTCTGGTCTATGCCATTTTCGCGATCTTCATCGGGGAGGCATTCTTCCCTGCCGATCATCCGCTGACGAGTCTTCTTGTTTCTCTGGCGGTGTTCGGTGTCGGCTTCGTCACCCGTCCTTTGGGCGGCATTCTTTTCGGCTACTTGGGTGACACGATCGGCCGGCGCGCCGCGCTGCTCTGGACCATAGGGTTCATTACACTGGGGTCCCTGGGGATCGCGCTCACGCCCACCTATGCTTCGATAGGTATCGCCGCTCCGATCATCGTCGTGGTCTGCAGGCTGCTACAAGGTTTGGCCTTGGGCGGCGAAGTCGGCCCCGCCAGCGCATTTCTCATCGAGATCGCGCCCAAAAATAGGCGCGGGCTTTACCAGGGCTGGCAGATGGCCAGTCAAGGCATTGGAGTATTGCTGGCAGGAGTGTTGGGACTTTCGACCAGTCTGGTCCTCACATCCGGGCAACTGCAGTCCTGGGGCTGGCGCATTCCCTTTCTCTTTAGCGCTTTGCTGGTGCCGCTGACGGTCTTTCTACGGCGTAGGATGCCAGAGACGGTGCTTCATAAATCCGAACGTAGAGAGGTCTCGCACGCAACGCGAGCGCGTCACGGCATAGGAATCAAGCTGTTTGTTGCCGCTACGGTAGTCATAGCAGGCGGGGCGGTGACCGCCTACCTCGGGCTGTACATGACGACCTACGCGATCCACACGCTGAAAATGCCGGTTCGAGTGGCGCTCGTGGCCACCGTTATCATCGGGATTTTCCAATTCGTTTTCGCACTGTTGGGAGGGATGCTGTGCGACAGGTTCGGCCGACGCCCGCTCATGATCTACCCGAGAGTCGTCGCAGTCGTAGTGCTGGTTCCTCTTTTTAAGTTTCTGGTCGCTTTTCCTAGTGTCCTGTCTCTCATGGTCGTATGCGCTTGCCTTGCGATCATCAATGCCCTGGCCGGCGGTGCTTCCCTGATCGCCGTTCCGGAACTGTTCAGGCCTGAGTCGCGCGCACTGGGGATGGGAACGATCTATGCGATCGGCGTGGCCGTATTCGGTGGTACGGTGCAATTTGCCACGACATGGCTGATTCATTTCACCGGTTCGCCAGCCGCGCCTGCCTGGTACGTCGCGGGCATCAGCCTGGTCGCCGCCCTGGCGGCTATGGCAATGCCGGAGACTGGCGGTGAGTTACCCGAATATCGCCAGCCAAACGCTTGA